The following are encoded in a window of Pirellulales bacterium genomic DNA:
- a CDS encoding BON domain-containing protein, translating to MFGRNEVSDTELSKTVNSRLSRTGTGSRITATVNRGVVTLLGNLQYAGQRIPIKNTASRISGVRQVIDQMQIARKKPQAAPYQHSKPGEPVKQTETAPLPETVVNDGSPADPTISPNIVES from the coding sequence ATGTTTGGCAGAAACGAAGTGTCAGATACGGAATTGTCCAAGACGGTTAATTCGCGACTCTCGCGTACGGGAACAGGTTCGCGCATCACAGCGACCGTAAATCGCGGCGTGGTGACGCTGTTGGGCAATCTACAATATGCAGGTCAGCGCATTCCGATTAAAAACACCGCATCCAGAATTAGCGGCGTGCGGCAAGTGATTGACCAAATGCAAATTGCTCGGAAAAAGCCGCAAGCAGCGCCCTATCAGCATTCGAAACCGGGTGAACCCGTCAAGCAAACCGAGACAGCGCCATTGCCCGAGACGGTCGTGAACGATGGTTCACCCGCCGATCCGACGATTTCCCCAAACATCGTCGAGAGTTGA